Proteins encoded in a region of the Flammeovirga yaeyamensis genome:
- a CDS encoding DoxX family membrane protein, with protein MSTQAITNSEEKTFEESKATMAVRYLLALMMIVFGANKFAQFIPMPPANDQVAQVFGSLMMMGILPIAGVLELVGGIMLAIKKQVPITLIVLGAIGFNAFLFHATLDPAGIGGATVFLGMVIYLAYAYRSKYISLVR; from the coding sequence ATGTCAACTCAAGCAATAACCAATTCAGAAGAGAAAACATTTGAAGAATCAAAAGCAACAATGGCCGTTCGCTATTTATTAGCTTTAATGATGATTGTTTTTGGAGCGAACAAATTTGCTCAATTTATTCCAATGCCTCCTGCAAATGATCAAGTAGCACAAGTTTTTGGTTCATTAATGATGATGGGAATTTTACCTATCGCAGGTGTTCTAGAACTTGTAGGAGGTATAATGTTAGCAATAAAGAAGCAAGTACCTATCACTCTAATTGTATTAGGTGCAATTGGTTTTAACGCTTTCCTTTTCCATGCTACGTTAGATCCAGCGGGTATTGGTGGTGCGACAGTATTCTTAGGTATGGTTATATACTTAGCTTATGCCTACAGATCAAAATATATATCTTTAGTAAGATAA
- a CDS encoding GNAT family N-acetyltransferase produces the protein MTRQATLQDLEQLTTLFDGYRVFYRKESDINSARIFLKERLELNDSIIYVDDQEGVLTGFTQLYPLFSSTRMKKLWLLNDLFVDPKYRGKGISLQLLDKGKELAVETGACAVMLETEKTNNIGNQLYPRAGFTLNTESNFYEWSV, from the coding sequence ATGACTAGACAAGCAACTCTTCAAGACCTCGAACAATTAACCACTCTTTTTGATGGATACAGAGTATTTTATAGAAAAGAATCAGACATCAATTCAGCAAGAATTTTTTTAAAAGAGCGTTTAGAATTAAACGATAGTATAATTTATGTAGACGACCAAGAGGGGGTATTAACCGGATTCACTCAATTGTATCCTCTATTTTCTTCTACAAGAATGAAAAAATTATGGTTATTGAATGATCTTTTTGTGGATCCAAAATATAGAGGAAAAGGAATTTCACTTCAGCTTCTTGATAAAGGCAAAGAATTGGCAGTAGAAACGGGCGCCTGTGCTGTGATGTTGGAAACAGAAAAAACGAATAATATAGGCAACCAACTTTATCCAAGAGCCGGATTTACATTAAATACCGAGTCAAACTTTTACGAGTGGAGTGTATAA
- the cysK gene encoding cysteine synthase A: MIYNNVLDSIGGTPIIRINQLFGSDHEVYMKAEKFNPGGSIKDRIALSMINQAEKDGVINKDTSIIEPTSGNTGIGLAMVAAVKGYSLTLVMPESMSIERRKLMAAYGAKLVLTPKEGGMKGAIAKAQELLEASDNAWIPSQFDNPANVAVHEETTAQEILADFPDGVDYLITGVGTGGHITGVAKVLKKFWPELKVFAVEPEGSAVIGGGSPGPHPLQGIGPGFIPGNLDVELLDGAIGVNNDRAKQLAAEFALKEGFLGGISTGASLAAIEKKLPEIPKGSKVLSFNYDTGERYLSIEDLF, translated from the coding sequence ATGATTTATAACAACGTCCTAGATAGTATTGGAGGAACACCCATCATTCGTATCAACCAACTTTTCGGAAGCGATCATGAAGTATATATGAAAGCGGAGAAATTTAATCCTGGTGGAAGTATCAAAGATAGAATTGCTTTATCGATGATTAACCAAGCAGAAAAAGATGGAGTGATCAATAAAGATACATCCATAATTGAACCTACTTCTGGTAACACAGGTATTGGTTTGGCTATGGTAGCTGCAGTAAAAGGGTATTCACTTACTTTGGTGATGCCAGAATCGATGAGTATCGAAAGAAGAAAGTTGATGGCGGCTTATGGTGCTAAATTAGTGCTAACACCTAAAGAAGGTGGTATGAAAGGAGCAATTGCCAAAGCACAAGAATTATTGGAAGCAAGTGATAATGCTTGGATTCCATCTCAGTTTGACAATCCAGCCAATGTAGCTGTTCACGAAGAAACGACAGCTCAAGAGATTTTAGCCGATTTCCCTGATGGTGTAGATTATCTAATTACAGGTGTAGGTACAGGTGGACACATTACAGGTGTGGCTAAAGTATTGAAAAAATTCTGGCCTGAACTAAAAGTTTTTGCAGTAGAGCCAGAAGGTAGTGCTGTGATTGGTGGTGGAAGCCCAGGACCTCACCCATTACAAGGTATCGGACCAGGTTTCATTCCGGGTAACCTCGATGTGGAATTACTTGACGGTGCTATCGGAGTAAATAACGATAGAGCGAAACAATTGGCTGCTGAGTTTGCCTTAAAAGAAGGTTTCCTAGGAGGTATTTCTACAGGTGCTTCTTTAGCTGCAATCGAGAAAAAATTACCTGAGATTCCAAAAGGAAGCAAAGTGTTATCATTTAACTATGATACAGGTGAGCGTTACTTATCTATCGAAGATTTATTCTAG
- a CDS encoding winged helix-turn-helix transcriptional regulator, producing the protein MKFKVDDKEYPCCTSLTMKYIGGKWKTVILIHLKTQPHRYNELKKIISTISERTLSLQLKQLEEDGLINRKVLATDKPPLKVEYSLTDFGKTLIPLLDAISSWGEQAASLDDKVEVIG; encoded by the coding sequence ATGAAATTTAAAGTAGACGATAAAGAATATCCTTGTTGTACAAGCCTAACCATGAAATACATTGGAGGTAAATGGAAGACTGTTATTCTTATTCATCTTAAAACACAACCTCATCGCTATAACGAATTAAAAAAAATTATATCGACTATTAGTGAGCGAACTTTGAGTCTACAATTGAAACAATTGGAAGAAGACGGTCTCATTAATAGAAAAGTATTAGCTACAGATAAACCTCCATTAAAAGTAGAATATTCATTAACTGATTTTGGAAAGACTTTAATTCCATTATTAGATGCTATTTCATCTTGGGGTGAACAAGCCGCTAGTCTGGACGATAAAGTTGAAGTTATTGGATAA
- a CDS encoding nitroreductase family protein, which produces MEFIDIAKSRYTTKKYDASKKVSEADIERIKEILQYSPSSINSQPWKFTIVGNQELKEKLGKASYFNEEKLVEGSHVVVFSVVESAANFEENMESYLAEGAVWYYNNFLKPQGDEKVQNWMSEQVYLAIGYFLSAIASMNIDSTPMEGIENDKYKEILGLDGYQPLVAVMIGYRDEEDGNQPAKTAKSRLELDSVVEVL; this is translated from the coding sequence ATGGAATTTATTGACATCGCTAAATCAAGATACACAACAAAAAAATATGATGCTTCTAAAAAAGTAAGTGAAGCAGATATCGAAAGAATTAAAGAGATTTTACAATACAGCCCCTCTTCAATTAACTCTCAGCCTTGGAAATTTACGATTGTGGGTAACCAAGAATTGAAAGAAAAATTAGGAAAAGCTTCATATTTCAATGAAGAAAAATTAGTTGAAGGTAGTCATGTAGTAGTTTTCAGTGTAGTCGAAAGCGCAGCTAATTTCGAAGAAAATATGGAATCATATTTAGCGGAGGGTGCAGTTTGGTACTACAACAATTTCTTAAAACCACAAGGTGATGAGAAAGTACAAAATTGGATGTCTGAACAAGTGTACCTTGCTATAGGTTATTTCCTTTCTGCTATTGCTTCGATGAATATCGATTCAACACCTATGGAAGGCATCGAAAACGATAAATACAAAGAAATTTTAGGTTTAGATGGTTATCAACCATTAGTAGCGGTAATGATTGGATACCGTGATGAAGAAGATGGTAACCAACCTGCTAAAACAGCTAAATCTAGATTGGAATTAGATAGTGTGGTAGAAGTACTATAG
- a CDS encoding LA_2272 family surface repeat-containing protein has protein sequence MKKLSLYIVLFILGLTTTFAQNDSTKTNQFTGQVSFLYPLGTNGTRTDQVNDLSFNILWGVNGGVNYFELGGIANVNKGDVKGFQMAGITNVTTGENKGFIVSGVTNYANKGLDGMQMAGINNFARENVSGAQISGISNVANKDMDGAQIGLTNTTRGKATGMQLGLINFTDSLVGTQIGLINVVSSGAEGTPIGLINVVKDGYYAVEVSASETLWANINFKMGTEKFYTIFKAGYSEYDSKVVSSVGAGFGTLFNLNKTVGIALDLSANQIIYDNSWDTGSLNLLSKADLNAQFHITKNLTVFAGPSFNVYTVDQKVNGAEQAGTLSVPEHAFYDKTSSHGTRTALWIGGQAGLNINF, from the coding sequence ATGAAAAAGTTATCCTTATATATCGTTTTATTTATCCTTGGTTTAACTACAACTTTTGCACAAAACGATTCAACTAAAACAAATCAGTTTACTGGACAAGTTTCTTTCTTATATCCTTTAGGTACAAATGGTACTAGAACTGATCAAGTAAACGATTTATCTTTTAATATTTTATGGGGCGTTAATGGTGGCGTAAATTATTTCGAATTAGGTGGTATCGCTAACGTTAATAAAGGAGATGTTAAAGGTTTTCAAATGGCAGGTATTACCAATGTTACCACAGGTGAAAATAAAGGCTTTATTGTTTCAGGAGTAACCAATTATGCTAATAAAGGGTTAGATGGGATGCAAATGGCAGGTATCAATAACTTTGCTAGAGAAAATGTGAGTGGTGCTCAAATTTCTGGTATTTCCAATGTGGCTAACAAAGATATGGATGGTGCTCAAATTGGTTTAACCAATACTACAAGAGGTAAAGCTACAGGTATGCAATTAGGTTTAATCAACTTTACAGATTCGTTAGTAGGTACTCAAATTGGTTTAATCAACGTGGTTTCATCAGGTGCTGAGGGTACGCCAATTGGTTTAATTAACGTAGTGAAAGATGGTTACTATGCTGTTGAGGTGAGTGCTTCAGAAACACTTTGGGCAAATATCAACTTCAAAATGGGTACTGAAAAGTTCTATACTATTTTCAAGGCCGGTTATTCAGAATATGATAGTAAAGTAGTAAGTAGTGTAGGTGCTGGTTTTGGTACTTTATTTAACCTAAACAAAACAGTAGGTATCGCATTAGACCTTTCTGCAAACCAAATTATTTACGATAACTCTTGGGATACTGGAAGCTTAAACTTATTAAGTAAAGCCGATTTGAATGCTCAGTTCCACATCACAAAAAACCTAACTGTTTTTGCTGGTCCATCATTTAATGTATATACAGTAGATCAAAAAGTAAATGGAGCAGAACAAGCAGGTACATTAAGCGTTCCAGAACATGCTTTCTATGACAAGACTTCTAGCCATGGTACAAGAACTGCTCTCTGGATTGGTGGTCAAGCTGGTTTGAACATCAATTTCTAA
- a CDS encoding PKD domain-containing protein yields MAQYNGEMGPTMTTQTWPAGTFLAHFPEGDRINTYHRNYLMIAGQAGTGIWDVSSPTTPKRIQFDERANNGHRWWKINDLYWREYSVPQTDGTGYKYLDMSNMLDLKPVTTSDVLYTVESGNPHYDKLETFPHTIDGNRIYDMRSGEFLGTMPEAIAKPDIVMRIGNYVFYIPQTGAMSVYDFGDPTNVKFLGSFGGDIPHEQYSTGIQVWRNNIIYMSGNEAVNSMVGFDISDPTNVKHAFDLSSDEITLGRYMMFQDEYGFSGRFDRGVKFNFETMKVELEFTPASDDEVLQFIDNQWMPLGHILVASGDGKTTIFCHQDGLDTKPPTVGFQFPAAGATNLPVTSTLGFVINETLQDITLTDKTIQVSPLGGAPIAGDVTSTSYNVVNYAPREALLPNTTYEVKFIEGGIKDAVGNGMEEYIFYFTTGGDASNKSPEISAIDMDIASPLLAGNKVNFTAAASDFENQTMSYRWDFGDGSPQTSWGSEAVSHTYASAGNYTVQVQVSDNNGGFSVKSLHVNVITDVPLELPTQSSPILVDELKRNVWVVNPDNNSVSILDADLMTFVKELPVSTDPVSIAMDGNRKIWVTCRDNDKVYVIDADTEVVDQIISLPRGTSPFGVVFDSDGSRGFVAGYGSGKVIELSTVDYSITQSITVGSTPKAMAIDPTTNTLYVTQFISPQDQGKVWEIDLTTFSLNTDIALPIDDFSIDNGNQGRGIPNYISGISIHPNGGNAWTVGKKDNVLRGGMRDGKPLTFDNSVRTAISHLDLGLSSEILGDRLDIDNHGQPSSVIHTPNGNYVLVTMQGNNHVVVIDPKKGLELLQKDVGLAPQGMVFDKVTNKLFVKNFMDRTVSVFDADAMVKNGNLQLEELATISTVTTELLTAQVLKGKQIFYDASNQKMGSDGYISCASCHNDGAEDGRVWDFSDRGEGLRNTITLKGRAGTAHGPVHWSANFDEIHDFENDIRNNFNGQGFMTDADFHDKTNALTLGTPKAGLSQDLDALVAYIESLDGFASSPYKEEDGTLTADGLAGKQIFQQLKCASCHGGDHFTDSNLGIRHDVGTQNANSGNRLGKDLLGIDTPTLRGVWNTAPYLHDGSALTLEDVFLSKNPTDGHGATSTLSPKEMDQLISYLKQIDGTETISDLPEVSQIVSPANGQVIDKNKEIPLEISSALPDITKVEYYVDGELVSTVETAPFVGAWTPVVWKNYKLNARIFYNNGNTSSLTPEIETTYKGVIDVMFIVGDKNLSADDLLIKNRIQQQFGFNVHVFDDNDVSGPTMTNAYDLILVSSTVEPSIIGQNIERTIIPVMTWDPFMYNKLGLADGDLDLGYGFTTNGHAKASIANSLHPIVSGISAADSVELYSVLQFLPFANVSVEATVILEAEGQPILFGYDQESGIASSRRLAFPLRDQFMHLFSEDGWKMFDAAVIWTLHGGDADTPVKQLPDIYFTSPTDNELVNAPLKIFFETENWSLPSTEYKLRFKIDGSDRGLITEDSVFQDNSALSEGPHLLTFLMERSDNSATDITDSIWVNVTNDPLPEGPTAIFNSPSNGGYVGPDFDIRFSLYKFDITPDGPHVDLYIDDVYHSSHYTLASIPITALAGGDHTLKLILVNADGTNHGLEASITITVDPLFANMPQTPFSIQYRDNSAGVLTQELKPVLRIHNDSADAVLLDDFTIRYWFSNEEVAPMSFGTDYSSVKGVSGTFATYQGEQFVELGFASSGMLNAKSNTGEIQLRMHQSGYQMNDQSNDFSFNAAQTSFGPNVKITLYRKGELVWGIEPVNVNQPPKIQLVTSATEGKSPLIVDFDASASSDPEGTSLTYLWDFGGGITSTDSITSYTFTTVGTQSVTLTVTDADGLSSKEVIDINVLPDQVPPIAKIVTDVSSGEAPLVVSFDGSTSSDMDGVIASYLWEIDGTTVTTALTNYTFTQVGNQKVYLTVTDDSGLTSTDSITISVQDANQLPTAAFTSSVTSGFAPLTVDFDASTSSDPDNDPLTYTWDFGGGSPATGVTASATFGVGVHEVTLTVEDGRGGTASILQTITVDANPNAPSCAFGTPSATAIPDLSNVTYEHIYVLGNDSWNLDQVKDATINWSLANNGLWQFSLNTSNGVPSWWVDLTSSITHTLADAQPTLTFTSSGIPEMDGTYYATMEGNDFVLVEITGKQTLYFTNSATAPSCGNTANARKRATLNLEEELNLKVYPNPFSTSIYIEAIEGLEEIWVYDLVGVLKKHILLESDQKGLIELENKWANGLYIIRMKVDGQFIDKKIIKHQ; encoded by the coding sequence ATGGCCCAGTACAATGGTGAAATGGGCCCAACAATGACCACCCAAACCTGGCCTGCAGGTACTTTCTTGGCCCACTTCCCTGAAGGGGACAGAATCAACACCTATCACAGAAACTATTTAATGATTGCCGGACAGGCCGGTACTGGAATTTGGGATGTCTCTAGTCCAACTACTCCTAAAAGAATACAATTCGATGAAAGAGCCAACAACGGTCACCGATGGTGGAAAATTAACGACTTGTATTGGAGAGAATATTCGGTACCACAAACCGATGGTACTGGATATAAATATTTAGACATGTCGAACATGTTAGATCTAAAGCCTGTTACTACTTCAGACGTTTTATACACTGTTGAATCTGGCAACCCTCATTACGACAAACTAGAAACTTTTCCTCATACTATCGATGGTAACCGAATCTACGATATGAGATCGGGTGAGTTCCTTGGTACAATGCCTGAAGCCATCGCAAAACCCGATATCGTGATGCGTATAGGTAATTACGTTTTCTATATCCCACAAACTGGAGCTATGAGTGTTTACGATTTTGGAGATCCAACAAACGTAAAATTCCTAGGCTCTTTTGGAGGTGATATTCCCCACGAACAATACAGTACTGGTATACAAGTATGGCGAAATAATATTATATACATGAGTGGTAACGAAGCAGTAAATAGTATGGTGGGTTTTGATATCTCAGACCCAACCAACGTAAAACATGCATTCGATTTATCATCAGACGAAATAACACTTGGACGCTATATGATGTTCCAAGATGAATACGGATTTTCTGGAAGATTTGACCGTGGGGTGAAATTCAATTTCGAAACTATGAAAGTAGAACTTGAGTTCACCCCAGCCTCAGACGACGAGGTGCTACAGTTTATCGATAACCAATGGATGCCCCTCGGACATATATTGGTGGCAAGTGGAGATGGTAAAACTACCATATTTTGTCACCAAGATGGTTTGGATACTAAACCTCCAACAGTTGGTTTTCAATTCCCTGCCGCAGGTGCAACCAATTTACCTGTGACCAGTACTTTGGGTTTCGTTATCAACGAGACTTTACAAGATATTACGCTAACTGACAAAACAATTCAAGTTAGCCCTCTTGGGGGAGCTCCTATTGCAGGAGATGTGACGTCTACATCCTATAATGTAGTAAATTATGCTCCAAGAGAGGCTTTACTTCCTAACACAACCTATGAGGTGAAATTTATAGAAGGCGGTATCAAAGATGCTGTGGGTAATGGAATGGAAGAATACATTTTTTACTTCACAACTGGCGGTGATGCATCAAATAAATCTCCTGAAATATCTGCTATCGATATGGATATAGCTTCTCCTTTACTTGCTGGTAATAAGGTGAATTTTACAGCTGCTGCTTCAGATTTTGAAAATCAGACCATGTCTTATAGATGGGATTTTGGCGATGGTTCACCTCAGACATCTTGGGGAAGTGAAGCGGTAAGTCATACTTATGCATCAGCAGGAAACTACACTGTTCAAGTGCAAGTATCTGATAATAATGGTGGTTTTTCTGTAAAATCACTTCATGTAAATGTTATTACTGATGTACCTCTTGAGCTTCCAACACAATCATCTCCTATTCTAGTTGATGAACTAAAAAGAAACGTTTGGGTGGTTAATCCAGATAATAATTCTGTCAGTATTCTTGATGCTGATTTAATGACTTTTGTGAAAGAATTACCCGTATCAACAGATCCTGTAAGCATTGCAATGGACGGCAACCGCAAAATTTGGGTGACTTGCCGGGATAATGACAAAGTTTATGTAATCGATGCTGATACAGAAGTGGTCGATCAGATAATTAGTTTACCAAGAGGAACATCGCCTTTTGGTGTAGTGTTTGACTCAGATGGTTCTAGAGGTTTTGTTGCCGGATATGGTAGCGGTAAGGTGATCGAATTATCCACCGTAGATTACTCGATTACTCAAAGCATAACAGTTGGATCCACTCCAAAAGCAATGGCAATAGATCCAACTACCAATACGCTTTATGTAACTCAGTTTATCTCACCTCAAGACCAAGGAAAAGTGTGGGAGATCGATTTAACCACCTTTTCACTAAATACGGATATTGCTTTACCTATTGATGATTTTTCTATCGATAACGGTAATCAAGGTAGAGGTATTCCTAATTATATCTCTGGTATTAGTATTCACCCTAATGGAGGGAATGCATGGACGGTTGGTAAAAAAGACAATGTACTTAGAGGAGGAATGAGAGATGGAAAACCACTTACTTTCGATAACTCAGTAAGAACCGCTATTTCTCATTTAGATCTTGGTTTATCATCAGAAATTCTTGGCGATCGATTGGATATCGATAATCATGGTCAGCCTTCATCGGTTATACATACACCTAATGGAAACTATGTTTTGGTGACGATGCAAGGCAATAATCATGTAGTAGTAATTGATCCTAAAAAGGGATTGGAATTACTACAAAAGGATGTTGGGCTTGCACCTCAAGGGATGGTATTTGATAAAGTCACTAACAAACTATTCGTCAAAAACTTTATGGATAGAACTGTTTCTGTCTTCGATGCCGATGCTATGGTAAAGAACGGTAATCTTCAATTAGAAGAATTGGCAACAATCTCTACAGTGACCACCGAATTACTTACAGCTCAGGTGCTAAAAGGAAAACAGATTTTCTACGATGCTTCCAATCAGAAAATGGGTAGCGATGGGTATATTAGCTGTGCTTCTTGTCATAACGACGGTGCGGAAGATGGTAGAGTTTGGGATTTTTCTGATCGTGGTGAAGGCCTTAGAAATACAATCACTTTGAAAGGTAGGGCTGGTACTGCACACGGTCCTGTTCACTGGTCTGCTAACTTCGATGAAATTCATGATTTTGAAAACGATATCAGAAATAATTTCAACGGACAAGGATTTATGACGGATGCTGATTTCCATGATAAAACAAATGCACTCACTTTAGGAACTCCAAAAGCAGGCCTTTCTCAAGACCTTGATGCATTAGTAGCTTACATCGAATCGTTGGATGGTTTTGCTTCTAGTCCTTACAAAGAAGAAGATGGAACGCTAACCGCAGATGGACTTGCAGGAAAACAGATCTTCCAACAATTAAAATGTGCTAGCTGTCATGGTGGAGATCATTTTACAGATAGTAATTTAGGCATTCGACACGATGTCGGTACTCAAAATGCCAATAGCGGAAACCGATTAGGAAAAGATTTATTGGGTATAGATACTCCCACCTTAAGAGGCGTTTGGAACACTGCTCCTTATCTACACGACGGTTCGGCACTTACTTTAGAAGATGTTTTCCTCTCGAAAAACCCGACGGATGGACATGGAGCTACTTCTACTTTAAGTCCTAAAGAGATGGACCAACTGATCAGTTATCTAAAACAAATTGATGGAACAGAAACGATCTCTGATTTGCCAGAAGTTTCTCAAATTGTTTCTCCTGCTAATGGGCAAGTTATTGATAAAAACAAAGAGATTCCATTAGAAATAAGTAGTGCTTTACCAGACATCACTAAAGTAGAATATTATGTTGATGGAGAGTTAGTAAGTACTGTAGAAACAGCTCCTTTTGTAGGGGCATGGACTCCTGTAGTATGGAAAAACTACAAACTCAATGCTCGTATTTTCTATAATAATGGAAATACCTCATCACTTACTCCAGAAATTGAAACTACCTATAAAGGCGTGATAGATGTGATGTTTATTGTTGGAGATAAAAACCTATCGGCAGACGATTTACTTATCAAAAATAGAATTCAGCAACAGTTTGGTTTCAATGTTCATGTTTTTGATGATAACGACGTTTCTGGACCAACAATGACCAATGCCTACGATCTCATTTTAGTGTCATCAACAGTAGAGCCAAGTATCATTGGACAAAATATCGAAAGAACGATTATTCCTGTGATGACTTGGGATCCATTCATGTACAATAAACTTGGATTGGCCGATGGAGATCTCGACTTAGGTTATGGATTTACCACCAACGGTCATGCAAAAGCTAGTATAGCTAATTCACTTCACCCAATTGTAAGCGGTATTTCGGCCGCAGATTCTGTAGAACTATATAGCGTACTACAATTCTTACCCTTTGCCAATGTTTCAGTAGAAGCAACGGTAATATTAGAAGCAGAGGGTCAACCTATATTATTTGGATATGATCAAGAAAGTGGAATCGCTTCTTCGAGAAGGTTGGCCTTCCCGCTTCGAGATCAGTTTATGCACCTTTTCTCAGAAGATGGATGGAAAATGTTTGACGCAGCTGTTATTTGGACATTGCATGGTGGAGATGCTGACACTCCTGTTAAACAACTACCCGATATTTATTTCACATCGCCAACAGACAACGAATTGGTCAATGCTCCTTTAAAAATCTTCTTCGAAACAGAAAATTGGTCGTTACCTTCGACAGAATATAAACTCCGATTTAAAATTGATGGAAGTGATCGCGGTTTAATTACAGAAGATAGCGTATTTCAAGACAATTCGGCCTTATCAGAAGGTCCTCATTTACTTACTTTCTTAATGGAAAGAAGCGATAATTCAGCTACAGACATTACCGATTCTATCTGGGTGAATGTCACGAATGATCCCTTGCCAGAAGGACCTACTGCTATATTTAACTCACCTTCCAATGGTGGGTATGTTGGACCAGATTTCGATATCAGATTCTCTCTATATAAATTTGATATTACCCCTGACGGACCACATGTCGATTTATATATTGATGATGTTTACCATTCATCACATTATACATTGGCATCCATTCCTATCACTGCACTTGCAGGGGGAGATCATACCTTAAAATTGATATTGGTAAATGCCGATGGTACCAATCATGGCTTAGAAGCAAGCATCACTATTACAGTCGATCCTTTATTTGCCAATATGCCTCAAACACCTTTCAGTATTCAATACAGAGATAATTCTGCAGGTGTACTTACACAGGAACTAAAACCAGTACTTCGAATCCATAACGATTCTGCTGATGCTGTGCTTCTGGATGATTTTACAATCAGATATTGGTTCTCGAACGAAGAAGTCGCACCAATGAGTTTTGGTACCGATTACAGTAGTGTAAAAGGTGTGAGTGGAACTTTCGCCACTTATCAAGGTGAGCAATTCGTAGAACTTGGTTTTGCTTCTTCAGGAATGTTGAATGCCAAATCTAATACCGGTGAGATACAATTGAGAATGCATCAATCGGGATATCAAATGAACGATCAGAGCAATGATTTCTCGTTTAATGCAGCTCAGACAAGCTTTGGCCCTAATGTAAAAATTACTTTATACAGAAAAGGAGAATTGGTGTGGGGTATTGAGCCCGTGAATGTCAATCAACCACCTAAAATACAATTAGTCACTTCGGCTACAGAAGGAAAAAGTCCTTTAATTGTCGATTTCGATGCAAGTGCTTCTTCAGATCCCGAAGGTACCTCTCTAACGTATTTATGGGATTTCGGTGGAGGAATTACTAGTACTGATAGTATCACATCTTATACCTTCACAACAGTAGGAACCCAAAGCGTGACATTAACTGTTACCGATGCTGATGGCCTATCTTCCAAAGAAGTAATTGATATTAATGTATTGCCGGATCAAGTACCTCCAATAGCTAAAATAGTTACTGACGTAAGCAGTGGAGAAGCTCCTTTGGTAGTCTCTTTCGATGGATCAACATCAAGTGATATGGATGGAGTGATTGCTTCTTATTTATGGGAAATTGATGGAACAACAGTAACTACTGCACTCACGAATTATACTTTCACTCAAGTTGGAAATCAAAAAGTATATTTAACAGTTACTGATGATAGCGGGCTAACATCAACGGATTCTATTACTATCTCTGTACAAGATGCGAATCAATTACCGACAGCAGCATTTACTTCTTCTGTCACTTCAGGCTTTGCCCCTTTGACAGTCGATTTTGATGCGAGCACCTCTTCGGATCCAGATAATGATCCTTTGACTTACACTTGGGATTTTGGTGGAGGTTCTCCTGCAACAGGAGTCACTGCTTCTGCCACTTTCGGTGTGGGTGTACATGAGGTCACTTTAACCGTAGAAGATGGTCGAGGTGGAACTGCAAGTATTTTACAAACCATTACGGTTGATGCTAATCCAAATGCTCCAAGTTGTGCTTTCGGAACTCCTTCGGCAACAGCAATTCCTGATTTATCGAACGTGACCTACGAACATATCTATGTACTTGGAAATGATTCCTGGAATCTAGATCAGGTAAAAGATGCAACTATTAACTGGAGTTTAGCGAATAATGGATTATGGCAATTCTCTCTTAATACAAGCAATGGAGTACCAAGTTGGTGGGTTGATCTAACGTCTAGTATCACCCATACTTTGGCCGATGCACAGCCAACACTTACGTTTACCTCTTCAGGAATACCAGAAATGGACGGTACTTACTATGCTACTATGGAAGGTAATGATTTCGTATTGGTGGAAATCACTGGTAAACAAACCTTGTATTTCACGAATAGTGCAACTGCACCTAGTTGTGGAAATACTGCAAATGCCAGAAAACGTGCGACTCTAAACTTAGAAGAAGAATTGAACTTGAAAGTCTATCCTAACCCATTCTCGACATCGATTTATATCGAAGCGATAGAAGGTTTAGAAGAAATATGGGTTTACGATTTAGTTGGTGTGCTTAAAAAACATATTCTTTTGGAATCAGATCAAAAAGGTCTGATCGAATTGGAAAATAAATGGGCCAATGGATTATACATCATAAGGATGAAAGTCGATGGTCAGTTTATAGATAAGAAAATTATCAAACACCAATAA